In Labrys monachus, the genomic stretch CGAGGCCGCGCACCGGCGTCCAGTCATTGCCGAGCCCGCCGGAATACTTGGCGAGCAAGGCGTTGTCCTTCACCGCCTTGAAAATGCCGTCGAGGTCGTCGGCGATCGTGGTCAGGAAGCAGGAGGAGAGCTGCGGCCGGAGCGTGCCGGCGTTGAACAAGGTCGGCGTCGAGGCCATGAAATCAAAGGAGGAGAGCAGGTCGTAGAATTCGATGGCTCGCGCCTCCCTGTCGATCTCGCGCAGCGCCAGCCCCATGGCGACCCGCATGAAGAAGGCCTGGGGCAACTCGAAGCGATTTCCACGCATGTGCAGGAAGTAGCGGTCGTAGAGCGTCTGGAAGCCGAGATAATCGAACTCGAGGTCACGCGCAGGTTCGAGCGCGGCAGCAAGTCGGGCGAGGTCGAAGCGGTCGAGTTCGGGATCGAGCCGTTCGTTGGCGATGCCGGTCTTCACATAGGCGCAGAAATAGTCGCCGTAACGTTCCGCCATCTCCGCCTGCGTCGCCTGTTCCGGCCGGCCGGCGACAAAGCTCAGAGCCTCGCGGCGCAGCTTGTCGAGCAGCAGGCGGGCACTGACCTTGGAATAGTTGGGCTCGGTCTCCACCAGTGTGCGCGCCGCCAGGATGGGGGCCTGTGCCAGTTCGTCGAGCGTGATACCGTCATAGAGATTGCGTTGCGCCTCCGTGAGGACCGCGTCGGGCGAGACGCCGTCGAGCCCAGTGCAAGCCTCGCCGATGACGATTGAGAGGCGGCCGGCATCCAGTGGCACCCGTGCGCCGTCGGCGGTCCTCACATGCAGCACGACGGTGACATCACCAGCCGGATGGGCCGCGGCGAGGGCCTTCGCGCGTTCCCGCGCCCGCTCATCGCGATAGAGCACATAAGCCCGGGCGACCTTGTGATACTCCCCGCGCATCAGGGCCAGTTCCACCTGGTCCTGCACATCCTCGATATGGAAGGTCCGGCCGATGCCGGGGCGGCGGGTTAGGTTCGCCACGATCTGGTCGGTCAGCCCGGCGACGATGTCGTGGATGCGGCGGGATGCGGCGGCGGACGGCCCTTCTACGGCCAAAAACGCCTTGGTCAAGGCGACCGCGATCTTGGCGGTATCGAACGGCGTCACCGCGCCATTGCGGCGGATGAGCTGATAGCCGGGCGCGCTAGCGACCGCCTCAACGTCAGGGGCCGTCGTGTAAGGTCTGTGGTTGCCATTGTCATGGCGTTCGGCTGTAGCTGGCATCATCATCCCCGATGAATGTGGGGACGGAGAGCAGGCGGACGCGTGCCACGACACGGGAGGCACATGCCGCCCAAAGCAAGCGCCTCACCGGAACACCCCGCCCGTGGACGTACATAGTGTCGCGGCAGGTCTCCTGGCTCGCGGGTCATCATCCTTGTACGTCTTCCCAAGGCTTTGCGGCCTCAGTGACATGGCTGAACAAGAACTCGCCACTTACAGTTGCGGGGGCAGCGCCGGCCTTGCGATAGAGCGCACCGACTTCCCTCTTAGCTTCCACGTCTTAACAGACTAGGAAGAACCACGATGTCTACATTTAGTGACAATTTATGGCGCCATGTCAATAGGTGGTGAGCTGTTTTGTCGAACGGCTACGAAAACAGGTCGCATCCGCTCCGTACGCAGGAGACGAGCTCGTCACCTCGCAAACAAAAAGCGGTTCCGGTGCGCCACATTATGATCGATTTTTCGCTTGAAGGTATGTTCTCAGGTCACCACTCGTCTCTTGGGATCCAGGTTGCGAGGGTGCGACCAAAGCGCAGCAATAGGCCAATCCATCAATCGGCGACCTCGTCCAACTTCCCGTCCTTGGCCTCGAAACGCTTCTGAAACCCCGGCTGAATCAGTCCGGTGCCGGACCACTCGATCAAGGGCGTGCCGGCGGGACTTGGCTTGCGCAAATAGTTTGCCGCAGCCTTGGGATCGCCAGCTCCGGCGTAGGACGCGATGAAGGGATCTGGCGGGCTATGAGCGCTTTCTGCTCGAGACGCTGCTCAAGATGCCGGGGGGCTGCGATATCCGCAGCAACTCCGCCATCCAGACCGTGAAGGCGCAAGCGCCGCTTCCGTTGAATCATCTGCCAAAGGAAGACATCGTACAGAAGCTCTGACTTCCGACGCGGGCTTACTCCAAATCCAACGAAAAGTGCCCGTGCTGGTCCTGCGTCGAGCGATGAATAAATCTCGCGGCTCTCTCAGGCGATGGCTTGTATTGACGGATCGCTTCCGCGTCGCCGGGAGCGAAGTCTGAGGGCTGATTCGGGCGGCTCAGACAAAAAACCGGGCTCTCGAAACAGCCGATTCTTGCCCTTACTTCGCTATGGTACTCTGACGCTAAATATTTCTTGCACAAAGATAATTCCTTGCTCCCTCTGGCTCGGGAGCCGTCAGGAACCGCCAGTGCGAGGCATCGCCACCATGCGAGAACCAGACCGTATCATCCGTCTCAAAACCGTCCTCGCCAGGACCGGTCTGTCCCGATCCACGCTCTACCGCAAGATCGCCGAGGGCACGTTCCCGGCCCAGCTCAGGATCAGCACCAACGGCTCCGGCTGGCACGAATCCGACGTCGACCGATGGATCGCCGATCCCGTGAAATGGCGGCCGGGGAGCGAAGGCGGCGAGAGGCGGTGACGCAGGAGACGGCACGAACAACGGATTGGGTGTCGGCCCTCTTTTCCACGCTTGGCGCTTCATCGGGGTCGCGCGCGAGCCGGGCAGCATTCTTGGCGCTTTGGGTTCCGGCCGGGTCGAGATCTCGGCGGACGTTGCCATTATCGCGGAAGTCCCTATTCTGCACCGGAGTGGGTATCGAGCGCGAAAGACCGACAAAGTTCGGGAGTTTTGCGACAGACTTTCTTGAAAGTTTCACATGCGCATAGTGCTTACGGGTAGTTCCGGACGGGTCGGTCGGGCCATTTTCAGGGCCTTGGCGGAGCAACACAAGGTCGTTGGGGTCGATCGCTCTCCCTTTTCCACCACCCATGTCGTCGGAGACTTCGCCAGCGAAGCGCTACTATACTCCGCTTTGAAGGGCGTGGATGCCGTTATCCATACGGCTGCGCTCCATGCTCCGCATGTCGGTATTATTCCAGATGAGGAGTTTCAGCGCATCAACGTGGAGGGAACCCGACTTGTCGTAAAGGTGGCGATTGCCGCTGGCGTGAAACGGCTGATCTTCACCAGCACGACAGCCTTATATGGGCGTGCTGTTTCTCCCGGCTCATGCACATGGATAGACGAGAATACGACCCCTCTACCGAAGAGCATCTATCATCGGACGAAACTCGAAGCCGAGCGCCTTCTGGAAGGCATGGCCTGTTCTGAATTGGCCGTGCGGGTTTTGCGCATGTCCCGCAGCTTTCCGGAGCCGGGCGATGTGATGGCTACCTATCGGCTACATCGTGGGGTTGATGTTCGGGACGTGGCCGATGCCCACTTGGCCGCGCTGACGAACGGCGGGCCGCACTTCCGGCGCTATATCATCTCGGCCGCCACCCCTTTCGCAATGCAGGATTGCCCGACTTTGGCCTCGGACGCGGAATCCCTTGTCAGGCTGCGTGCACCAGCTCTTGCCGCCGAGTTCGACCGGAGAGGGTGGAGCCTCCCAAGCTCCATCGACCGCGTATATGATTCCGCTCAGGCCGAGCGTGCGCTTGGATGGCACCCCCGCTTTGGCTTTAGCGAGGTGCTGGCGCAAATGGACCGACGTAGTCTGGAAGTCTTGCCCTGCGGCTCGGTTATTAACAGGAAAGCGGAGTAGAATTTTCGCAGAGATGATGACGTCGTTCCGAAGGCAATATTTATGTGGCGTTTTCAAGGTACAAGGCAGGTGTAATGCAGGTCTCTAAGAATAACCCTCTGTGCCGTGTTGAAGATCTCATGTCGCGGAAATTCTGATTTTTGGAGACTATTAACATGGCGAAGAAAAGGATGGTCGGTTCGACCGAACTGCGCCCTTAGAACTCGCGGTTCATGATCGTCATCGCATCACCTTGTCTCGTGACCGTTTCGACCGCAATCCAACCCGCCTTCGCATAGAGCTTGGCCGCGCCGGTCGTGAAAAGCCATAGTCGGTCGATCCCCTTTTCTCTTGCCTTGGCTTCCAGTCCCTGCACAAGGCGCAAACCGTGTCCGCGTCCCCGGAACGGCTCGGCAACATACAAATCGGCCAGCCAGGGATTGAGGTTGGGTCTGATCTCCAGATCGTTCTCCGCCAGAGTCACCATTCCGACGGGTTCGCGTTCCTCCAATAGAACAAAGGTGCGTGGAAGGTGCTCACGACTGGACGCGCGCTCACGCTCATATCGGAGCACGTCCTGCAAAGCGATGCCCCGCTCCTTGAAAAAGCCTTGCCAACGCCAGCGCCCGGTCACAGGCACAAGCTCGGAATGGTCGTGCGTCGATACGATGCAGTAAGTCAATCTGGGACCTCGCAAAATGCAATCACGCCACGAATACGGTCTTGCTCTGCCGATTGGTAGTCTATGCTTTCAGCCTGCCTGATCGGAATTCCCTCCTGGGTGTTGACGACGAGTTTGCCTGCTTTGCCGATGGGGCCAGACCGGTTCCAGCCCGTCAAGGCCGAGCCGCTACGCGGTGGCGCGTGCCGCGCCAGCCCTGACTGCCTGTCCCCGGTCCGGCAAGGGCTTTCCAAGCAGACCAGGACGGATTGTGAGCGCCAGCGCTCCAATGCCGACCGAAGGGCGAGCGGCGGCGGGGGCCTCTGATAAGGCTCTTGTTGAAAGTCTCTTTATGGAATAATATTCCCTCATGCAATGGCCGGTCGAATATACGGACGAGTTCGGCGCTTGGTGGGACGGCCTCGCCGAGTCCGAGCAGATCAGCATCGACGCCCACGTCCGCAAGCTGGAACAGCGCGGCCCCAATCTGCCGTTTCCCTATTCGAGCGGCATCAGCGGTTCGCGCCACGCCCATATGCGGGAACTGCGCGTGCAGAGTGGAGGCAAGCCCATGCGGGTGTTCTATGCCTTCGATCCGCGCCGCTCGGCCATCCTGCTGATCGGGGGCGACAAGACCGGCGACAAGCGTTTCTACGAAACGATGATCCCGGTGGCCGATGCTCTCTATGACGAGCATCTGGCCGAACTGGAAAAGGAAAAGGACGATGGCCGGTAGGAGAACCTTCGCGGAGCTTCGCGCCCGCATGACACCGGCGGCGCAGGCGGCGGCCGAAGCGGAGGCCGTGCGCCTCGGCGCGGAAATGGACCTCGGCGAGATGCGGCGAGCCATGAAGCTGTCGCAGGAGGAAATCGGCCAGACACTCCAGATCAATCAGGGCTCGGTCGCCAAGATCGAGAAGCGCGCGGACATGTATGTCAGCACCCTGCGCCGCTTCATCGAAGCGATGGGCGGGGAGTTGGAAATCGTCGCCCGCTTCCCCGACCACGCCGTCAAGATCAAGAACTTCTCCGATCTGTCGGAGAAACCGCAGGGTTGAGATCGGCGGATGACCGCCGATTGCCGACGTTTCTTCGCTGTGGCTCTCCGACCGTATTATACATTTTCACAGCCCGATTTTGCTGTCGCTTCATGCCTGTTTGTCTCCAAAAGCAGGGCGAGAAGTGGCATGGTAGACGACAGCAAACGACCACTGATGCGATCGCCCCCGGCCAACGACAACGGTCGGGAACCGGGCGGCGAGATTGATGCCGCCGGCCCGTCGCAGCGGTTGGACCGGGTGGTGCTCGACATCGCCCGGCTGATCGGCCGTCAAATGGCGCGGGAAGACTTCGAGCGGCTGCGCGCCGACAACGACAACCAGCCTCGCAGCGCCGGGACCGGCGACGGCGAGGCCGACGAGGACTGACCGACCTTTACCGGAGACGCCATGACCCGCCATCTTGCCCCCCGCGTCGCGCTCTATGCCCGCTATTCCTCCGACAATCAGAGCGAGGCGTCGATCGAAGACCAGTTCCGGATCTGCCGCGAGCACGCGCGCCGGGAACGCTGGGAGATCGTCGGGTCTTATGAGGATGCGGCGATCTCGGGCGCGAGCACGGTGTTGCGCTCGGGCATCCAGCGCCTCATCCGTGACGCCCAGCGCGGTGAATTCAAGATCGTGCTGGCCGAGGCGCTCGACCGCATCAGCCGCGATCAGGCCGACGTGGCGACGCTCTACAAGCATCTGAAGTTCGCCGGTATCACCATCGTCACCATGGCCGAAGGAGAAATCTCCGAACTGCATGTCGGCCTGAAGGGCACGATGAACGCGCTGTTCCTCAAAGACCTCGCGATGAAGACCCATCGCGGCCTGCGCGGTCGCGTCGAGAAGGGCAAGGCCGGCGGCGGCCTCTGCTACGGCTACAAGGTGGTGAAGCGGTTCGACGCGGCGGGCGAGCCGATCCGGGGCGACCGGGAAATCATCCCGCAAGAGGCCGACACCATCCGCCGTATCTTCCGGGACTTCGCCAGCGGCAAGAGCCCGAAGGCGATTGCGGTCGATCTCAATCGCGAGGGCGTTCCCGGTCCGCTCGGCCGCGCCTGGGGCGACACCAGCATTCGCGGTCACGTCACGCGCGGCACCGGCATCGTCAACAACGAACTCTATGCCGGTGTGCTGGTGTGGAACCGCCAGCGTTTCGTCAAGGACCCGTCGACCGGCAAGCGCGTCTCGCGTCCCAACCCGGAAAGCGCCTGGATCAGGACGGAAGTGCCGCATCTCAGGATCGTCGATGATGCGCTCTGGAGCGCCGCCCGGGCGCGGCAGAAGCAGATCTCCGCGCTGTTCGGCCCCAACCCGGCCAATACGCTGGAAGGGCGGATGAAGCGGCTGCATCTGGCGAACCGGCCGGTCTCCCTTCTTTCCGGGCTGCTCACCTGCGGCTGTTGTGGCGGCAAGTTCGGCATCATCACGCCGAACCGCTATGGCTGTCTCAACCATCATCGGCGCGGCACCTGCGACAACAACCACACCATCACCCGCGACAAGATCGAGGCGCGTGTGCTCGCCGGTCTCAAGGAGAAGCTGGTGTCGTCGGAGGCCGTCGCGGCGGCGGTTCGCGCCTATGCCGAAGAGATGAACCGGCTGAACCACGACCGCCGGGCGCAGGCCGAGGTCGATCGCCGAGCGCTCGTCAAGATCGACAAGGCGATAGCCGGGATCATGGCGGCGATCGAGGACGGCCTCTATCAGCCGTCGATGAAGGCGCGGATGGAAGACCTCGAACGGCAGAAGGCGGAGATCGGCGAACGCCTGTCGCAGGCTCCGGTCGACATTCCCGACGTTCACCCCAACATCGCCAACGCCTACCGGCTGCGCATCGATCGCTTCACCGAAGCGCTCGACGACCCGGACGGCGGTCGGCAGGCGGCGGAAGCGCTGCGCTCGCTGATCGGGGAGATCGTGCTCACCCCCGGCGAGAAGCGCGGCGAAGTCCATGCCGAGCTACGCGGCGAGCTGTTCGGGATTCTCGATTTCATCAAAGACGAGCAAAATCAAAGCACTACCGCTTTTATGCCAGCGGTCGCAGCGTGCCCCCGCAACCAACGATTCCAACAAAGCCCTCGTCCGTATGAAACCGGACGAGGGCTTTTTGCGCTCCAATCAACGCAACGCACCAGGCGCAGTAGTAAGCGTGCCGTGAACCGCGTCTTGCCGGCGGTCCCGGATGCAGGCGATATCGCGAGTATGAGCACAGCGATCGGACAGGAAGTGTCCACTTCAGGGATGGTGGACACCCCTGAAGCGGGACGAAGCGATAGTCGGCGTCGGCGGCCGTACGCTTACGATCGCGCGCCGCCGATCAGTGTGGCGCTGCGCGCCCGTCCCGCGGCGCGAATGTGCTCGACCGTAGCGGCTTCGAACGGCGCCGTCCTGCCAGGGACGTTGTCTCCTTCTGATGGCGGCGGTCTTGGCAATCGTCGTCTTCGTGTCGCCAGCCCATGCGATAGACTGTCGCAAGGCCTCGACCCCCATCGACCATATGATCTGTGCCGACAAGCGGCTTCAGAAGGCCGACGCCGCCATGGGTGAAGCGTATGCGACCATCCTGAAGGCCACGGTGGACGCGGAGATCCGCAGCGCGCTCGTTGCCAGCCAGAAACGATGGCTGTCTCGCCGGGACGAACAGCTCGGTCAAGTGAACGAGAACGACGCCTCCGGCGAGGACTCCCGCGGAATCCTGCTGCAGGCCATGCAGGACCGCACCAGGGATCTGGCCCGCCGCTCCGATACCGATCCGAAGCTGCCGCGCCTGGTCGCGATCATGCTCGAGCAACAGAAATTCGCGGCACAGTTCACAGGCGGCGCTTTCGCCGGCTTCGACACCTCCTGCGACTTTCTGCCCGGAGGCGGCCGCTACAGTTACGGATGCTTCGCCATTCAGCACTATCAGAACCGCGATCGGGTCTGCACGCTGGATCAGGATTGGGCGAGCGGCAGCGTCTATGAGAAGCATGCGGTCGCTGAAGTCGTCGACGGCCGGTTGAAAACGATCGCGACCTGTTCGATCGGGGGGGACGACGACAATCCCTGTCCGGGCGCCGAGGCCCAATCGGGCCAGAGCGCGAGCTGGAATATTCATCCCAAAGTCTCGTCCGGGGCGGGCAATCCGCCCGCTCATCCTCTTCCCCGGCTGGATGCCGACGTGAACGCCGAAACCGATGCGCCGTGGCTGCACGCCTGCCTGACGGACAGTGCTTATCCGCTGGCCGATCCGGCCAGCGGCGGCTCAGGGGCGCCGTAATGACGAAGCCATCCGGGGAGCGGACGCATGAGACCGATCGCGTCGTCGGGGCGCAGCGTCAGCCTTGCCGCTCCGTCAGCGGGCCATGAAGAGGCCCTGGTTGACCGTTCTGTCGTAGCACTCCTCGGAAAAGCCGGGATGCCCCTGGCGGAGCCTGTGGATGCTCTCCGGATATGTCAGTCGATTCGAGAGCACATCGTCGCCGGCCTGATAGGCGTCCTGCAGGAGTGCAATCACCCGGCGACAGGCGTCGCTGATTTCGCTCTCCGAAAAGCGATTTCTCAGGACATCCAGATCGATCGGAAGCGGGTGAGGAAGGGGGCCGAACCGCCGATCAAAGTCGCTATAGGAAATAACAGCAAACGCTGCATCCAGCAGCCCGGCGTTCAGCGCTTGTCTCTCGACCCTGGCGCGGGCCGTGGTTTGAAGCTGTTCGCTCCCTTCGTCCATAGGACATCTCAGAGCTGTTTCATTCGGCAAGGTTACACATAATCGATGGAGGTATCGATGAAGGTTCTCCGCGACCGTCGCGAGATTGCCGCCGGTGTCGCCTTGCTCGTCGCGAAGCGGCTGCTTTTCGGAGCCGGAATGCCATCCTCCGTACGACGCCAACTCGACATTGGAGAAAATTCGTAATGCATAGCCGACTTGCAGGCCTTCTCGTCACGGGGCTCATTGTGCTCAATACGCCAGCGATCGCGGCCGAAGGCCGGGCGCGCGATAGCGCCGATCCCAGCGAGATTGCGGAAAGGACGCGATCGTTCGAACAGGATCTGACGGGTTTCGGCCTCCCGGCCGGTTTGACGTGTTCGTCGCTGGTCGAGGTTCTCAGCGACGCCGGAGGCCAGGACCAGAGCTTTGGCGGCATCTGCGCCATGCGACTGCGGGGTAAGAAGCCGGCCACGATCATGCTCTGCAACGATACGACGGTCGGGAGGCTGACAATCAAGGCTTACGGCTTCACCGAAGACAAAAGCGACTTGGTGAACTTCACGGCCGCCAATTGCCCGGCAGGCGGCTGACGGCCGCCGGGCGAGGGCGTGACGGCGTCGGCTGGATGGAGATCCCATCGCTTGCCTCTGCCTCGGAGACCGCACCTCTCTCAGCCGCCAGCCGACTCTTGCGCGTCGGCCCGGCGCGGTCCAGAAGATACCCTTATTCCGCTCAGTCGTGCGGGACGCTGCGCCGGAAAGAGGACGAGGCATGCACCTGCTGGTGAACGAAACGCGCTCCTATCATTGGCACAGGGACGGCTACACGATCAGCACCGATCGGAGCCGCCTCGACATGGACATGATCACGCGTTTCCTCGCCGAGGAGGCCTATTGGTCCCCGGGAATCCAGCCGGAACTGGTCGTGAAGGCGATCAACGGCTCCATACCCTTCGGACTCTACGACGATCGGGGCGACCAGGCGGGGTTCGCCCGCGTCGTCACGGACGGCTCTCTCTTCGCCTATCTGCGGGATGTCTTCGTCCTCAAGGATCATCGCGGCAAGGGCCTCGGACGATGGCTTGCGGAGGCTGCCGTGGAGCACCCCGACCTCAGCACGGTCAAGGGGTGGATGCTCGCCACGGACGACGCGCATGCCGTGTATGCAAAAGTGGGGTTTCAGCCGCTGAAACGGCCCGATTGGTACATGCAGATCGTGCGCTGAGGCGTTTCGTCGCCACGGCCCTGTCCATCGACGGCGGTCCGCGGCGGCGCTGAACACCGAGACCCCGGCGCCGGAAAGCGGGCGCTGCGGCGGGACATTCCGCACAGGCGAGAACCAGCCGCGTCCCGGGGCCGTCAGATCGAGGCGAGCCTGACCCGTGCCTCCAGCTTCGCGGCTGCTTCCTTGCGCTCGCTGTAGCGGTCCGTCAGGCAGGCGGAGACGTCCCGCGTCAGCAGCGTGAACTTCACCAGCTCCTCCATGACGTCGACGACACGGTCGTAAGAGGAAGACGGCTTCATCCGGCCGTCCGGCTCGAACTGCTCGAAGGCCTTGGCGACGGAAGACTGATTGGGGATGGTGATCATCCGCATCCAGCGGCCGAGAATGCGCAGCTGGTTGACGGCATTGAACGACTGGGATCCGCCGCTGACCTGCATGACCGCGAGGGTGCGGCCCTGCGTCGGGCGGATCGCCCCGATGGCGAGGGGAATCCAGTCGATCTGCGCCTTCATGACGGCGCTCATCGCGCCATGACGCTCGGGACTGCACCAGACCTGGCCCTCGGACCAGAGCGACAGCTCGCGCAGTTCGCGGACCTTGGGATGATCGGCCGCCGCCGCATCCGGGAGTGGCAGGCCGTCGGCGTGGAATACCCGGGTTTCGGCACCGAAATGGCGCAACAGGCGCTCGGCCTCCAAGGTCAGCAGGCGGCTGTAGGAGCGTTCGCGCAGCGAGCCGTAGAGCAGGAGAATGCGCGGCGGATGCGTGGAGAAACGCGGCGGCTGCAGATCCCCGAGGGTTGGAATAGCGAGGGCCCCGGCCTCGACATTCGGCAGGTCGACGGTCTTCATGGCCGGGCTCCCGACGGCGCCGACCGGCGGGCGCCGCGATCGTACCAGCCGCGGCTGCCATTGACGATCCACACCACCGTCAGCATCACCGGAACCTCGATCAGCACGCCGACGACCGTCGCCAGCGCCGCGCCGGAATGAAAGCCGAACAGGCTGATCGCCGCGGCGACGGCGAGCTCGAAGAAGTTGCTGGCGCCGATGAGGGCCGAGGGGCCGGCCACGCAATGTTCCTCGCCGGCGAGCCGGTTGAGGACATAGGCGAGGCCGGCGTTGAAATAGACCTGGATGAGGATCGGCACCGCGAGCAGCGCGATCACCACCGGCTGGGCGATGATCTGCTCGCCCTGGAAACCGAACAGCAGGACGAGGGTCGCGAGCAGCGCCAGCAGCGAAACCGGCCCGATCCGCGCCAGCAAGCCGGCGAGGGCGGCCTCGCCGCCGGAAACGAGGACCTGGCGCCGGATGAGCTGCGCGATGATCACGGGCACGACGATATAGAGGATGACCGAGAGCGTCAGCGTATCCCAAGGCACGGTGATCGCCGACAGGCCGAGCAGCAGGCCGACGATCGGCGCGAAGGCGACGATCATGATGGCGTCGTTGAGCGCCACCTGGCTGAGCGTGAAATGCGGCTCGCCGCGCGTCAGGTTCGACCAGACGAACACCATGGCGGTGCAGGGCGCCGCCGCCAGGAGGATGAGGCCGGCGATGTAGGAATCGATCTGTCCCGCCGGCAGATAGGGGCGGAAGAGGTAGCCGACGAAAAGCCAGCCGAGCGCCGCCATCGAGAACGGCTTGACGGCCCAGTTGATGAACAGCGTCACGCCGATGCCGCGCCAGTGCCGGCCCACGGTCTTCAGCGCGGCGAAGTCGATCTTCATGAGCATGGGAATGATCATGAGCCAGATCAGCACGGCAACAGGCAGGTTGACCTTGGCGAGCTCGAGTGAGCCGATCGCCTGGAACAGGCCGGGCAGGGCGTGGCCGAGGGCGACGCCTGCGACGATGCACAAGGCGACCCAGACGGTCAGGTAGCGTTCGAAGCGGGACATGGTCGGTTCCTATGCCGCGCCGATGCGGCGGCCGTGCTCGTCGACGACGCGCTCGCCGTCTTCCTTGACGAAGGCGCCGCGCTGCGGCGGCAGCAGGTCGAGAACCTGTTCGGAAGGCCGGCACAGCCGCACGCCCTTCGGCGAGACCACGATGGGACGGTTGATCAGGATCGGATGGGCCATCATCGCATCGAGAAGCGCGTCGTCGCTCAGCGCCGGATCGGACAGGCCGAGCTCGGCGAAGGGCGTTCCCTTTTCGCGCAGCAAGGCGCGCACGGGAATGCCCATGCGCTCGATCAATTGACGCAGGAGGGCGCGGGCCGGCGGCGTCTTGAGATATTCGATGACATGCGGCTCGACGCCGGCATTGCGGATCAGCGCCAGCGTGTTGCGCGAGGTGCCGCAATCGGGGTTGTGGTAGATGATGACGTCCATCAGGCGGGAACCTTTTCGGTGCTTTCGGCCGGGCAGCATGCGGAGATA encodes the following:
- the arsC gene encoding arsenate reductase (glutaredoxin) (This arsenate reductase requires both glutathione and glutaredoxin to convert arsenate to arsenite, after which the efflux transporter formed by ArsA and ArsB can extrude the arsenite from the cell, providing resistance.), translated to MDVIIYHNPDCGTSRNTLALIRNAGVEPHVIEYLKTPPARALLRQLIERMGIPVRALLREKGTPFAELGLSDPALSDDALLDAMMAHPILINRPIVVSPKGVRLCRPSEQVLDLLPPQRGAFVKEDGERVVDEHGRRIGAA